Proteins encoded by one window of Streptomyces clavuligerus:
- the carA gene encoding glutamine-hydrolyzing carbamoyl-phosphate synthase small subunit, which yields MTTSTPGIASAKNTAPAVLVLEDGRTFRGRAYGAVGETFGEAVFNTGMTGYQETLTDPSYHRQVVVMTAPHIGNTGVNHEDDESRRIWVAGYVVRDPSRVRSNWRSRHTLDEELAAQGVVGISGIDTRALTRHLRERGAMRVGIFSGEAVADEQSLLSRVRSAPEMTGADLSAEVATAETYVVPAIGTKRFTVAAIDLGIKGMTPHRMAERGIEVHVLPATATADDVYAVQPDGVFLSNGPGDPATADLTVVRAVLERGTPLFGICFGNQLLGRALGFGTYKLKYGHRGINQPVQDRSTGKVEVTAHNHGFAVDAPLDRVSDTPFGRVKVSHVCLNDNVVEGLQLLDRPAFSVQYHPEAAAGPHDAAYLFDRFVSLMEDQRA from the coding sequence ATGACGACCTCCACCCCGGGGATCGCCTCGGCGAAGAACACAGCCCCCGCCGTTCTCGTCCTGGAGGACGGCCGCACCTTCCGCGGCCGTGCCTACGGGGCTGTGGGGGAGACCTTCGGCGAAGCGGTCTTCAACACCGGTATGACCGGCTACCAGGAGACCCTGACCGACCCCTCCTACCACCGCCAGGTCGTCGTGATGACCGCCCCCCACATCGGCAACACGGGCGTCAACCACGAGGACGACGAGTCCCGGCGGATCTGGGTCGCCGGCTATGTGGTGCGCGACCCCTCGCGGGTCCGCTCCAACTGGCGCTCCAGGCACACCCTCGACGAGGAGCTGGCCGCGCAGGGCGTGGTCGGCATCAGCGGGATCGACACCCGCGCCCTCACCCGCCATCTGCGCGAGCGCGGCGCGATGCGCGTCGGCATCTTCTCGGGCGAGGCCGTCGCCGACGAGCAGAGCCTGCTCTCCCGGGTCCGCAGCGCCCCCGAGATGACCGGCGCGGACCTCTCCGCCGAGGTCGCCACCGCCGAGACCTATGTCGTCCCGGCGATCGGGACCAAGCGGTTCACCGTCGCCGCCATCGACCTCGGCATCAAGGGCATGACCCCGCACCGGATGGCCGAGCGCGGCATCGAGGTGCACGTCCTGCCCGCCACCGCCACCGCGGACGACGTGTACGCGGTCCAGCCGGACGGCGTCTTCCTCTCCAACGGCCCCGGCGACCCGGCCACCGCCGACCTCACCGTGGTCCGCGCGGTGCTGGAGCGCGGGACCCCGCTCTTCGGCATCTGCTTCGGCAACCAGCTCCTGGGCCGGGCCCTCGGCTTCGGCACCTACAAGCTGAAGTACGGCCACCGCGGCATCAACCAGCCCGTGCAGGACCGTTCCACCGGCAAGGTCGAGGTCACCGCCCACAACCACGGCTTCGCCGTGGACGCCCCGCTCGACCGTGTCTCCGACACCCCGTTCGGCCGGGTCAAGGTCTCCCACGTCTGCCTCAACGACAACGTGGTGGAGGGGCTCCAACTCCTCGACCGGCCCGCCTTCAGTGTCCAGTACCACCCCGAGGCGGCGGCCGGTCCCCACGACGCCGCCTACCTGTTCGACCGCTTCGTCTCCCTGATGGAGGACCAGCGTGCCTAA
- the carB gene encoding carbamoyl-phosphate synthase large subunit produces the protein MPKRSDIQSVLVIGSGPIVIGQAAEFDYSGTQACRVLKAEGLRVILVNSNPATIMTDPEIADATYVEPITPEFVEKIIAKERPDTLLPTLGGQTALNTAISLHERGVLEQYGVELIGANVTAINKGEDRDLFKEVVEEVRRKTGHGESARSVICHSMDDVLAGVDTLGGYPVVVRPSFTMGGAGSGFAHDEDELRRIAGQGLTLSPTTEVLLEESILGWKEYELELMRDKNDNVVVVCSIENFDPMGVHTGDSITVAPSMTLTDREYQRLRDIGIAIIREVGVDTGGCNIQFAVNPVDGRIIVIEMNPRVSRSSALASKATGFPIAKIAAKLAVGYTLDEIPNDITEQTPASFEPTLDYVVVKAPRFAFEKFPSADAGLTTTMKSVGEAMAIGRNFTEALQKALRSLEKKGSQFDFSGDAADLGDKDELLRAAVRPTDGRINTVMLAIRAGATPEEVFEATRIDPWFVDQMFLIKEYADELAAAEKLTPELLAEAKRHGFSDSQIAGIRGLREDVVREVRHALGIRPVYKTVDTCAAEFAARTPYFYSSYDEETEVAPREKPAVIILGSGPNRIGQGIEFDYSCVHASFALSDAGYETVMVNCNPETVSTDYDTSDRLYFEPLTLEDVLEIVHAEAQAGPIAGVIVQLGGQTPLGLAQALKDNGVPVVGTSPEAIHAAEDRGAFGRVLQEAGLPAPKHGTATTFAEAKAIADEIGYPVLVRPSYVLGGRGMEIVYEEARLQSYIAESTEISPDRPVLVDRFLDDAIEIDVDALYDGEELYLGGVMEHIEEAGIHSGDSACALPPITLGGFDIKRLRASTAAIARGVGVRGLINIQFALAGDILYVLEANPRASRTVPFTSKATAVPLAKAAARISLGATIAELRAEGLLPREGDGGTLPMDAPISVKEAVLPWSRFRDIHGRGVDTILGPEMRSTGEVMGIDSVFGTAYAKSQAGAYGPLPTKGRAFISVANRDKRSMIFPARELVAHGFELLATSGTAEVLKRNGINATVVRKHSEGEGPNGERTIVQLVHDGEVDLIVNTPYGTGGRLDGYDIRTAAVARSVPCLTTVQALAAAVQGIDALGRGDVGVRSLQEHARRLTAGRD, from the coding sequence GTGCCTAAGCGCTCCGACATCCAGTCCGTCCTGGTCATCGGCTCCGGCCCGATCGTCATCGGCCAGGCCGCCGAGTTCGACTACTCCGGCACCCAGGCGTGCCGGGTCCTCAAGGCCGAGGGGCTGCGGGTCATCCTGGTCAACTCCAACCCGGCCACGATCATGACCGACCCGGAGATCGCCGACGCCACCTACGTCGAGCCGATCACCCCCGAGTTCGTCGAGAAGATCATCGCCAAGGAGCGCCCCGACACGCTCCTGCCCACCCTCGGCGGCCAGACCGCCCTCAACACCGCCATCTCCCTCCATGAGCGCGGCGTCCTGGAGCAGTACGGTGTCGAGCTGATCGGCGCCAATGTGACGGCGATCAACAAGGGCGAGGACCGCGACCTCTTCAAGGAGGTCGTCGAGGAGGTCCGCCGCAAGACCGGCCACGGCGAGTCCGCCCGCTCCGTCATCTGCCACTCCATGGACGACGTCCTCGCGGGCGTCGACACCCTGGGCGGCTACCCCGTCGTCGTCCGCCCCTCCTTCACCATGGGCGGCGCGGGCTCCGGCTTCGCCCACGACGAGGACGAGCTGCGCCGCATCGCGGGCCAGGGCCTCACGCTCTCCCCGACCACCGAGGTCCTCCTGGAGGAGTCCATCCTCGGCTGGAAGGAGTACGAGCTGGAGCTGATGCGCGACAAGAACGACAATGTCGTCGTCGTCTGCTCCATCGAGAACTTCGACCCGATGGGCGTCCACACCGGCGACTCCATCACCGTCGCCCCCTCGATGACCCTCACGGACCGTGAGTACCAGCGCCTCCGCGACATCGGCATCGCCATCATCCGCGAGGTCGGCGTCGACACCGGCGGCTGCAACATCCAGTTCGCCGTGAACCCGGTCGACGGCCGGATCATCGTCATCGAGATGAACCCCCGGGTCTCCCGCTCCTCCGCACTCGCCTCCAAGGCCACCGGCTTCCCGATCGCCAAGATCGCCGCCAAGCTCGCCGTCGGCTACACGCTGGACGAGATCCCCAACGACATCACCGAGCAGACCCCGGCCTCCTTCGAGCCCACGCTCGACTACGTCGTGGTCAAGGCCCCCCGCTTCGCCTTCGAGAAGTTCCCCTCCGCCGACGCCGGTCTCACCACCACCATGAAGTCGGTGGGCGAGGCCATGGCCATCGGCCGCAACTTCACCGAGGCCCTCCAGAAGGCCCTGCGCTCCCTGGAGAAGAAGGGCAGCCAGTTCGACTTCTCCGGCGACGCCGCCGACCTCGGCGACAAGGACGAGCTGCTGCGCGCCGCCGTCCGCCCCACCGACGGCCGGATCAACACGGTGATGCTGGCCATCCGTGCCGGGGCCACCCCGGAGGAGGTCTTCGAGGCCACCCGGATCGACCCCTGGTTCGTCGACCAGATGTTCCTGATCAAGGAGTACGCGGACGAGCTGGCCGCCGCCGAGAAGCTCACCCCCGAGCTGCTGGCCGAGGCCAAGCGCCACGGCTTCTCCGACAGCCAGATCGCGGGCATCCGCGGGCTGCGCGAGGACGTCGTCCGCGAGGTCCGGCACGCGCTCGGCATCCGCCCCGTCTACAAGACCGTCGACACCTGCGCCGCCGAGTTCGCCGCCCGCACCCCGTACTTCTACTCCTCGTACGACGAGGAGACCGAGGTCGCCCCGCGCGAGAAGCCCGCGGTGATCATCCTCGGCTCCGGCCCCAACCGGATCGGCCAGGGCATCGAGTTCGACTACTCCTGCGTCCACGCCTCCTTCGCGCTCAGCGACGCCGGGTACGAGACCGTCATGGTCAACTGCAACCCGGAGACCGTCTCCACCGACTACGACACCTCCGACCGGCTCTACTTCGAGCCGCTCACCCTGGAGGACGTCCTGGAGATCGTGCACGCCGAGGCGCAGGCGGGACCGATCGCCGGTGTGATCGTCCAGCTCGGCGGCCAGACCCCGCTGGGCCTCGCCCAGGCGCTCAAGGACAACGGCGTCCCGGTCGTCGGCACCTCCCCCGAGGCCATCCACGCCGCCGAGGACCGCGGCGCCTTCGGCCGGGTCCTCCAGGAGGCCGGGCTGCCCGCCCCCAAGCACGGCACCGCCACCACCTTCGCCGAGGCCAAGGCCATCGCCGACGAGATCGGCTACCCCGTCCTCGTCCGCCCCTCCTACGTCCTCGGCGGGCGCGGCATGGAGATCGTGTACGAGGAGGCCCGCCTCCAGTCGTACATCGCCGAGTCCACCGAGATCTCGCCCGACCGGCCGGTTCTCGTCGACCGCTTCCTCGACGACGCCATCGAGATCGACGTCGACGCCCTCTACGACGGCGAGGAGCTGTACCTCGGCGGCGTCATGGAGCACATCGAGGAGGCCGGTATCCACTCCGGCGACTCCGCCTGTGCCCTGCCCCCCATCACCCTGGGCGGCTTCGACATCAAGCGGCTGCGCGCCTCCACGGCGGCCATCGCCCGGGGCGTCGGCGTCCGCGGACTGATCAACATCCAGTTCGCCCTGGCCGGGGACATCCTCTATGTCCTGGAGGCCAACCCGCGCGCCTCCCGCACCGTGCCCTTCACCTCCAAGGCCACGGCCGTGCCGCTGGCGAAGGCCGCCGCCCGGATCTCGCTCGGCGCCACCATCGCCGAGCTGCGCGCCGAGGGGCTGCTCCCCCGGGAGGGCGACGGCGGCACCCTGCCCATGGACGCGCCGATCTCCGTCAAGGAGGCCGTGCTGCCGTGGTCCCGCTTCCGGGACATCCACGGCCGGGGCGTCGACACCATCCTCGGCCCGGAGATGCGCTCCACCGGCGAGGTCATGGGCATCGACTCCGTCTTCGGCACCGCCTACGCCAAGTCGCAGGCGGGCGCCTACGGCCCGCTGCCCACCAAGGGCCGCGCCTTCATCTCCGTCGCCAACCGGGACAAGCGCTCGATGATCTTCCCGGCGCGGGAGCTGGTCGCCCACGGCTTCGAGCTGCTGGCCACCTCCGGCACCGCCGAGGTCCTCAAGCGCAACGGCATCAACGCCACCGTGGTGCGCAAGCACAGCGAGGGCGAGGGCCCGAACGGCGAGCGGACCATCGTCCAGCTCGTCCACGACGGCGAGGTCGACCTCATCGTCAACACCCCGTACGGCACCGGCGGCCGGCTCGACGGCTACGACATCCGCACCGCCGCCGTGGCCCGCTCCGTCCCCTGCCTCACCACGGTCCAGGCGCTCGCCGCCGCCGTCCAGGGCATCGACGCGCTCGGCCGCGGCGACGTGGGCGTCCGCTCCCTCCAGGAACACGCCCGGCGGCTGACCGCCGGCCGCGACTAG
- a CDS encoding quinone-dependent dihydroorotate dehydrogenase, producing MYRLLFDLVFRRMDPERAHHLAVGWIQRAASVPVLRTYIAAVLAPRHRELRTEALGLRMHGPFGLAAGFDKNAVAIDGLTMLGFDHVEIGTVTGLAQPGNPRKRLFRLIPDRALINRMGFNNEGSAAVAQRLAERRPVFRGVVGVNIGKTKVVPEAEAVADYVTSTERLAAHADYLVVNVSSPNTPGLRNLQATEALRPLLTAVREAADRTVTSRRVPLLVKIAPDLADEDVDAVADLAVELGLDGIIATNTTISREGLASPAELTAETGGLSGAPLKERSLEVLRRLYARVGDRITLVGVGGVETAEDAWQRILAGATLVQGYSAFIYQGPFWCRAVHKGLAARLAASPYATLAEAVGAGVREARTASATTEESAA from the coding sequence ATGTACCGACTTCTCTTCGACCTCGTCTTCCGGCGGATGGACCCCGAGCGCGCCCACCACCTGGCCGTCGGCTGGATTCAGCGCGCCGCCTCCGTACCCGTCCTGCGGACGTACATCGCCGCCGTGCTCGCCCCCCGCCACCGGGAGCTGCGCACCGAGGCCCTCGGACTGCGGATGCACGGGCCCTTCGGGCTCGCCGCGGGCTTCGACAAGAACGCCGTCGCCATCGACGGTCTGACGATGCTCGGCTTCGACCATGTCGAGATCGGCACCGTCACCGGTCTGGCCCAGCCGGGCAACCCCAGGAAGCGGCTGTTCCGGCTGATCCCCGACCGGGCCCTGATCAACCGCATGGGCTTCAACAACGAGGGCTCCGCGGCCGTCGCCCAGCGGCTCGCCGAGCGCCGTCCGGTCTTCCGGGGCGTCGTCGGCGTCAACATCGGCAAGACCAAGGTCGTCCCCGAGGCGGAGGCGGTCGCCGACTACGTCACCTCCACCGAGCGGCTCGCCGCCCACGCCGACTACCTCGTGGTCAACGTCTCCTCGCCCAACACCCCCGGGCTGCGGAACCTCCAGGCCACCGAGGCGCTGCGACCGCTGCTCACCGCCGTGCGCGAGGCCGCCGACCGCACGGTCACCTCCCGCCGGGTCCCCCTGCTCGTCAAGATCGCCCCCGATCTCGCGGACGAGGACGTCGACGCCGTCGCCGACCTCGCCGTGGAACTCGGCCTCGACGGCATCATCGCCACCAACACCACCATCTCCCGCGAGGGCCTCGCCTCCCCGGCGGAGCTGACCGCCGAGACCGGCGGCCTCTCCGGCGCCCCGCTCAAGGAGCGCTCCCTGGAGGTCCTGCGGCGGCTGTACGCCCGGGTGGGCGACCGGATCACCCTTGTGGGCGTCGGCGGCGTCGAGACCGCCGAGGACGCCTGGCAGCGCATCCTCGCCGGGGCCACCCTGGTCCAGGGCTACAGCGCCTTCATCTACCAGGGCCCGTTCTGGTGCCGCGCCGTCCACAAGGGCCTCGCCGCGCGCCTGGCCGCCAGCCCCTACGCCACCCTCGCCGAGGCCGTCGGCGCCGGGGTCCGCGAGGCCCGTACCGCTTCCGCCACCACCGAGGAGAGCGCCGCGTGA
- the pyrF gene encoding orotidine-5'-phosphate decarboxylase, with translation MIPFGARLRTAMDTRGPLCVGIDPHPSLLTDWGLDDTVAGLERFTRTTVEALADRVAVLKPQSAFFERFGSRGVAVLETAVAEARQAGALVLMDAKRGDIGSTMAAYAATYLDPGSPLFSDAVTVSPYLGFGSLRPALDLAARSGSGVFVLALTSNPEGAEVQRATAADGRALAQLMLDRMAAENAGAEPMGSVGAVVGATLGDAGVDLAINGPLLAPGIGAQGATPADLPAVFGAAVGQVVPSVSRGVLRHGPDPAALRASAERFAEEIRAAVSAADGVSGQKGERGGA, from the coding sequence GTGATCCCCTTCGGCGCCCGGCTGCGCACGGCCATGGACACCCGTGGCCCGCTCTGTGTCGGCATCGACCCCCACCCCTCCCTGCTCACCGACTGGGGCCTGGACGACACCGTCGCGGGCCTGGAGCGGTTCACCCGCACCACCGTGGAGGCGCTGGCCGACCGGGTCGCGGTGCTCAAGCCGCAGTCCGCGTTCTTCGAGCGCTTCGGCTCGCGCGGCGTCGCCGTCCTGGAGACCGCCGTCGCCGAGGCCCGCCAGGCGGGCGCCCTGGTGCTGATGGACGCCAAGCGCGGCGACATCGGCTCCACGATGGCCGCGTACGCCGCCACCTATCTGGACCCGGGCTCCCCGCTCTTCTCGGACGCGGTCACCGTCTCGCCGTACCTCGGCTTCGGCTCGCTGCGCCCGGCGCTCGACCTGGCCGCCCGCTCCGGCTCGGGGGTCTTCGTCCTCGCGCTCACCTCCAACCCGGAGGGCGCCGAGGTGCAGCGCGCCACCGCCGCCGACGGGCGGGCGCTGGCCCAGCTGATGCTGGACCGGATGGCGGCCGAGAACGCCGGGGCGGAGCCGATGGGCTCGGTGGGCGCGGTCGTCGGCGCCACCCTGGGCGACGCCGGGGTCGACCTGGCGATCAACGGTCCGCTGCTGGCCCCCGGGATCGGGGCGCAGGGCGCGACCCCGGCGGATCTGCCCGCTGTCTTCGGCGCGGCGGTCGGCCAGGTGGTGCCCAGCGTCAGCCGGGGGGTGCTGCGGCACGGCCCCGACCCGGCGGCCCTGCGGGCGTCCGCCGAGCGTTTCGCCGAGGAGATCCGGGCGGCCGTCTCCGCCGCCGACGGGGTGTCCGGCCAGAAGGGCGAACGCGGGGGCGCGTAA
- a CDS encoding integration host factor yields MALPPLTPEQRAAALEKAAAARRERAEVKNRLKHSGASLHEVIKQGQENDVIGKMKVSALLESLPGVGKVRAKQIMERLGISESRRVRGLGSNQIASLEREFGGGPA; encoded by the coding sequence GTGGCTCTTCCGCCCCTTACCCCTGAACAGCGCGCAGCCGCGCTCGAAAAGGCCGCCGCGGCTCGCCGGGAGCGGGCCGAGGTCAAGAATCGACTCAAGCACTCCGGCGCCTCGCTCCACGAGGTCATCAAGCAGGGCCAGGAGAACGACGTCATCGGCAAGATGAAGGTCTCCGCCCTCCTGGAGTCCCTGCCGGGCGTGGGCAAGGTCCGCGCCAAGCAGATCATGGAGCGGCTCGGGATCTCCGAGAGCCGCCGGGTGCGCGGTCTCGGCTCGAACCAGATCGCTTCCCTGGAACGCGAGTTCGGCGGCGGCCCCGCCTGA
- the gmk gene encoding guanylate kinase: MAVEVRPRLTVLSGPSGVGKSTVVAHMRKVHPEVWLSVSATTRKPRPGERHGVQYFFVGDDEFDKLIANGELLEWAEFAGNRYGTPRQAVLERLAAGEPVLLEIDLQGARQVKESMPDSRLVFLAPPSWDELVRRLTGRGTESAEVIERRLAAATVELAAESEFDTTLVNTSVEDVSRELLALMTVSSGK; the protein is encoded by the coding sequence ATGGCAGTAGAGGTACGTCCGCGGCTGACCGTGCTCTCCGGCCCCTCCGGGGTCGGCAAGAGCACGGTCGTCGCGCATATGCGCAAGGTCCACCCCGAGGTCTGGCTCTCGGTGTCGGCCACCACCAGGAAGCCACGCCCAGGCGAGCGCCACGGCGTGCAGTATTTCTTCGTCGGCGACGACGAATTCGACAAGCTCATCGCAAATGGCGAGCTGCTGGAATGGGCCGAGTTCGCGGGCAACCGCTACGGCACCCCCCGGCAGGCGGTCCTGGAGCGGCTGGCGGCCGGTGAGCCGGTGCTGCTGGAGATCGATCTCCAGGGCGCCCGCCAGGTCAAGGAGTCCATGCCCGACTCCCGGCTGGTCTTTCTCGCCCCGCCGAGCTGGGACGAGCTGGTCCGCAGACTCACCGGCCGGGGCACCGAGTCGGCCGAGGTGATCGAGCGCAGACTGGCCGCCGCGACAGTGGAGCTGGCCGCCGAGTCCGAGTTCGACACCACCCTGGTCAACACCTCCGTCGAGGATGTCTCCCGTGAGCTGCTAGCCTTGATGACGGTGTCTTCAGGGAAGTGA
- the rpoZ gene encoding DNA-directed RNA polymerase subunit omega produces MSSSITAPEGIINPPIDELLEATDSKYSLVIYAAKRARQINAYYSQLGEGLLEYVGPLVDTHVHEKPLSIALREINAGLLTSEAIDGPAH; encoded by the coding sequence GTGTCCTCTTCCATCACCGCGCCCGAGGGCATCATCAACCCGCCGATCGACGAGCTGCTTGAGGCCACGGACTCCAAGTACAGCCTCGTGATCTACGCGGCCAAGCGCGCCCGTCAGATCAACGCGTACTACTCCCAGCTCGGCGAGGGCCTGCTGGAGTACGTCGGTCCGCTCGTCGACACCCATGTCCACGAGAAGCCGCTGTCGATCGCGCTGCGTGAGATCAACGCCGGTCTGCTGACCTCCGAGGCCATCGACGGTCCGGCCCACTGA
- the coaBC gene encoding bifunctional phosphopantothenoylcysteine decarboxylase/phosphopantothenate--cysteine ligase CoaBC: MEKPKVVLGVSGGIAAYKACELLRRLTESGHDVRVVPTASALHFVGAPTWAALSGHPVSTEVWSEVHEVPHVRIGQSADLVVVAPATADLLAKAAHGLADDLLTNTLLTARCPVVLAPAMHTEMWEHPATQENVATLRRRGAVVVEPAVGRLTGADTGKGRLPDPAEIFEVCRRVLARGTAAPDLAGRHVVISAGGTREPLDPVRFLGNRSSGKQGYALARTAAARGARVTLVEANTRLPDPAGVDVVHVGTAVELRAAVLAAAADADAVVMAAAVADFRPAEYAAGKIKKKDGEEPAPVVLVRNPDILAEISAERVRADQVIVGFAAETDDVLANGRAKLLRKGCDLLVVNEVGEHRTFGAEENEAVVLAADGTETPVPHGPKEALADTVWDLALPLFH; the protein is encoded by the coding sequence GTGGAGAAGCCGAAGGTGGTCCTGGGGGTCAGCGGGGGCATCGCCGCCTACAAGGCGTGCGAGCTGCTGCGGCGCCTCACCGAGTCGGGACACGACGTCCGGGTGGTGCCGACCGCGTCCGCGCTGCACTTCGTGGGCGCCCCCACCTGGGCCGCGCTCTCCGGGCACCCCGTCTCCACCGAGGTCTGGTCCGAGGTCCACGAGGTCCCGCACGTCCGGATCGGCCAGAGCGCCGATCTCGTCGTCGTCGCCCCCGCCACCGCGGACCTGCTGGCGAAGGCCGCCCACGGGCTCGCCGACGATCTGCTCACCAACACCCTGCTGACCGCCCGCTGCCCCGTCGTCCTCGCCCCGGCGATGCACACCGAGATGTGGGAGCACCCCGCGACGCAGGAGAACGTCGCCACCCTGCGTCGCCGGGGCGCCGTCGTCGTCGAGCCCGCCGTGGGCCGTCTCACCGGCGCCGACACCGGCAAGGGCCGGCTGCCCGACCCCGCGGAGATCTTCGAGGTCTGCCGCCGGGTGCTGGCCCGCGGCACCGCCGCCCCCGACCTGGCCGGACGGCATGTGGTGATCAGCGCGGGCGGCACCCGGGAGCCCCTGGACCCGGTCCGCTTCCTCGGCAACCGCTCCTCCGGCAAGCAGGGGTACGCCCTCGCCCGCACCGCCGCCGCACGCGGCGCCCGGGTGACCCTCGTCGAGGCCAATACCCGGCTCCCCGACCCCGCCGGGGTCGACGTCGTCCATGTCGGCACCGCCGTCGAACTGCGCGCGGCGGTCCTCGCCGCGGCGGCCGACGCCGACGCGGTGGTGATGGCGGCGGCCGTGGCCGACTTCCGTCCCGCCGAGTACGCCGCAGGCAAGATCAAGAAGAAGGACGGCGAGGAGCCCGCGCCCGTCGTCCTGGTCCGCAACCCCGACATCCTCGCCGAGATCTCCGCCGAACGGGTCCGGGCCGATCAGGTGATCGTGGGCTTCGCCGCCGAGACCGACGACGTCCTCGCCAACGGCCGGGCGAAGCTGCTGCGCAAGGGCTGCGATCTGCTGGTCGTCAACGAGGTGGGGGAGCACCGGACCTTCGGCGCCGAGGAGAACGAGGCCGTCGTCCTCGCCGCCGACGGCACCGAGACCCCGGTGCCGCACGGCCCCAAGGAGGCTCTGGCCGACACCGTGTGGGATCTCGCACTGCCGCTGTTCCACTGA
- the metK gene encoding methionine adenosyltransferase, whose product MSRRLFTSESVTEGHPDKIADQISDAILDALLTEDPTSRVAVETLITTGLVHVAGEVTTQAYADIPTLVRNTILEIGYDSSKKGFDGASCGVSVSIGAQSPDIAQGVDASHEARVDSTGGKGDDLDRQGAGDQGLMFGYACDETPELMPLPIHLAHRLSRRLTEVRKNGTIPYLRPDGKTQVTIEYDGDKAVRLDTVVVSSQHASDIDLDSLLAPDIREFVVEHVLAQLVEDGIKLDTEGYRLLVNPTGRFEIGGPMGDAGLTGRKIIIDTYGGMARHGGGAFSGKDPSKVDRSAAYAMRWVAKNVVAAGLAARCEVQVAYAIGKAEPVGLFVETFGTATVETERIEQAISEVFDLRPAAIIRDLDLLRPIYGRTAAYGHFGRELPDFTWERTDRVDALRAAAGL is encoded by the coding sequence GTGTCCCGCCGTCTCTTCACCTCGGAGTCCGTGACCGAGGGTCACCCCGACAAGATCGCCGATCAGATCAGCGACGCCATTCTCGACGCCCTGCTCACGGAGGACCCGACCTCCCGTGTGGCCGTCGAGACCCTGATCACCACCGGCCTGGTCCATGTGGCCGGCGAGGTGACCACCCAGGCCTACGCCGACATTCCCACGCTGGTGCGCAACACCATCCTGGAGATCGGTTACGACTCGTCGAAGAAGGGCTTCGACGGCGCCTCCTGCGGCGTCTCGGTCTCCATCGGCGCGCAGTCGCCCGACATCGCCCAGGGCGTGGACGCCTCCCACGAGGCCCGTGTCGACAGCACCGGGGGCAAGGGCGACGACCTGGACCGGCAGGGCGCCGGTGACCAGGGCCTGATGTTCGGGTACGCCTGCGACGAGACCCCCGAGCTGATGCCGCTGCCCATCCACCTCGCCCACCGGCTCTCCCGCCGGCTCACCGAGGTCCGCAAGAACGGCACCATCCCCTACCTGCGCCCCGACGGCAAGACGCAGGTCACCATCGAGTACGACGGCGACAAGGCCGTCCGCCTCGACACGGTCGTGGTCTCCTCCCAGCACGCGTCCGACATCGACCTGGACTCGCTGCTCGCGCCCGACATCCGCGAATTCGTCGTGGAGCACGTCCTCGCCCAGCTCGTCGAGGACGGCATCAAGCTGGACACCGAGGGCTACCGGCTGCTGGTGAACCCGACCGGCCGCTTCGAGATCGGCGGCCCGATGGGTGACGCCGGCCTCACCGGCCGCAAGATCATCATCGACACCTACGGCGGCATGGCCCGCCACGGCGGCGGCGCCTTCTCCGGCAAGGACCCGTCCAAGGTCGACCGCTCCGCCGCCTACGCCATGCGCTGGGTCGCCAAGAACGTCGTGGCCGCCGGGCTCGCCGCCCGCTGCGAGGTCCAGGTCGCCTACGCCATCGGCAAGGCCGAGCCCGTCGGTCTCTTCGTCGAGACCTTCGGCACCGCCACCGTCGAGACCGAGCGCATCGAGCAGGCCATCTCCGAGGTCTTCGACCTCCGCCCGGCCGCGATCATCCGCGACCTCGACCTGCTGCGCCCGATCTACGGCCGGACCGCCGCGTACGGCCACTTCGGCCGTGAGCTGCCCGACTTCACCTGGGAGCGGACCGACCGCGTCGACGCGCTGCGCGCGGCGGCCGGCCTCTGA